TTAGAACAGGTAATAAACTATTGCAACCATTGGGAAAATAATCGCCAAAAGCTACCCTACATGACTGATGGTATCGTCATCAAAATTAACTCCCTATCCCTTCAAAATCAACTCGGTTTCACCCAAAAATTCCCCCGATGGGCGATCGCCCTTAAATACCCTGCCGATGAAACCCCCACCATCGTAGAAAAAATAACCGTCAACGTAGGACGCACAGGGGCAGTAACTCCCATGGCGATCATGAAACCAGTACAACTAGCAGGAACCACCGTACAAAGAGCCACTTTACATAACTACGACTTTTTGCAACAATTAGATATTAGAGTGGGAGATACCGTAGTTATTCGTAAAGCAGGGGAAATTATCCCCGAAGTAGTAAGAGTAATCCCCGACTTACGCCCCGACAATACCCACCCCTTCGAGTTTCCTAGCCACTGCCCAGAATGTGGTTCATCCTTAATACGCCCCGAAAATGAAGCCGTTACCCGTTGTGTCAACAACTCCTGCCCTGCCATTTTACGGGGTAGTCTCATCCATTGGGCTTCCCGTCAAGCAATGGACATCAGAGGTTTAGGAGAAAAAGTCGTCACCCTTTTGATGGAACACAAATTAATCAAATCCATCGCTGATATATATAAATTAAAAGCCTTTGAGATTGCCGAACTAGAGCGCATGGGGGAAAAATCTGCCCAAAATTTAATCAATGCCATTGAAGAAAGTAAAAATCAACCTTTTGCCAAAGTTTTATATGGTTTAGGTATTCGTTATGTAGGGGCTGTTAATGCTCAGATTTTAGCCGATAATTTTCAAAATATAGATACTTTGGCTAGTAGTAAAATTACTGATTTGGAAGCCATAAATGGCATTGGCAAAGAAATTGCGAACTCAGTAGTGGACTGGTTTAATGTTGAGGAAAACCAACAATTAATTGACCAATTAAAAAACTATAATCTTAAATTACATAATGAACAAAAATCATCAGAAAAACAGGTAAATAAATCTAATTTACACAGAAAAATATTCGTCATTACAGGAACTTTAAATAATTTTACAAGAACCGAAGCCAAAAATTTAATTCAATCCCATGGAGGAAAAGTCACCACTTCTATAAGTAATAAAACCAATTATTTATTAGCAGGAGAAAAAGCAGGTTCTAAATTAACAAAAGCTCAAGAACTAGGTATTAAAATTATTTCTGAATCAGATTTATTAAACCTTGTTGATTAAGAGTTTAGGTTAATTAAAGTCCCCCAGAATTGGGGGATTTAGGGGGCAAAACAAGAGTATTTTTTCACCTTGGCAAATGACGGTGGGCATTGCCCACCCTACTATAATTTAATTTAACCTCCCCCTGACCAAAACCATTGATTATTAAAAATATCACCACTATTGCCCATTGCCTGTTGCCCATTCCCCGCCCTAACCAGAAAATGTTATCTCGAACTCAGGTTAATTTAAATTGATTGTTCCTAAATCATAAATACCCGTTTCACCTGCTGGAATAGTAAACTCAGTGCTAAGAGGAGGACTGGTAAATAAATTAATGCGATAACTTCCGGGAGTCAAACCCATGAGGGCAAAACGTCCCACTTGATTAGTAAATAGAGTTAAAGGTTCAAAATTAGGATCCGAGAGGGAAACCACTTCCCCTGCTTGGAGGGAGATGGGATTTCCTTCCCCATCTAGCAGAGTACCCCGAATAAATACCGTAGCATCAGTACCCACCACAATAGCTGTACCACTTTTGTAGCTAGGAAAGAGGGTAAAAGCGGATTCTCCTAAATCAAAACCAAGGGGTAAGTCAGGGGCATCAATGCGAATATTACTCAGGGAATAGGAACTTAAAGTAGGTACCACCGCAGGGCCAAAAATTCCTGCCTCGGCAATATGTCCCCTCGTGCTAGGATTCACCAAAATAGATTGATTTGCAAAATTATCGTTACGGGCAATGATCACAAAACTATCGGTAACTGGACGAGTCCACCCAAAACGTCCGTCGGCAAAAACAAAGGCGGTATCAAAATTAAGATTGCTTCGTTGTTGACTTTGATCATAAGTATGGGCAAAATTAAGACTACCCACAAAGTTACGATAATCTAACCCCAAACGAGAACCAAAACTGCGAGGCTGGGGATTGAGGTTGAGGGTAAGGTTACTATTAATACTATTAAAGGTATTGGGATTACGGCGATTCCATCTCACTTCGGTGGTGCCTTCTCCTTCGGTGGTTAGGGTATTTCTGGCACTGATAGATTGATTTCTACCGCTTTGTAATAGGTTTACCCTCAATTGGGTATCGTCTTCCCCTGACTGTTGACGACGATGGCTGAGGGTAAGGTTCAATGACATATTACTACTTAATCTCGTGTTCAAGCCGATCGCCCCTCGATAGGCATCAGGATTATCCAAGCTACCCACCTGATAACCGACATTGAAATTTACCCCCAAATTAGGAGCCAATCGTTGTCCATAATTTAAACCAAAATTCCAAGCCACCGTATTAATAGAATCACTAAAAACATTATCAGGATTACCAATACTCAAGTTTCCGAAACGCTGGAAAAAAGGCCCTTGATATTCCACATTAAAACCAAAATTTGGCGCCCTACGTCCTCCTGTGGTGAGGGGTAAATATTGATACCTGAGACGAAAAGCATGGTCAACTCCCACGGGGTTATTACTCAGTGCCACATCCCAACCAAAATTACCTAAATTGGTCGCTAAAATGCCTTCTGAGCCGAATAATTGTTGTACATCTGCCCCCTGAAAATAAGCCCCAAGGGTAAGGTTAGGGGCAATGCCTTGACGGTAAAAGCCTGTGGCGATGGGGCGAGATGTATCATAACGTCTGGTACCTTCTTCACTAAAGGAGGGTACCCCTACCCCCACCCCAAATTGACTTAAACCCACTGCCAACAAATCCGAGGCGAGGGGTGCAGAAAAGGAGAGGTTTTGTACTTGTCCTAAATCATCGGTGATTTGTAGGGTAATATTATTTAGTCCTGTGTTGAGGGCAAAGTTGCGAATATCTTGGTTTCCTGCGGGAAGTTCTAGGGTTTGTCGTAATAGTCCATTAACGAAAATTTCTACGGTGGAGGGGCGCTCGAGGAAAAATTCAAATTGTCCTGTGGGTACGGTAATCAAGGATGGTTGCAAGGAGAAGTTACGCACCATGGCAATGCCTCCCATGGGAACAAAACTTTGATACCCTCGGTTGAAACTGAATAAGTCTCCCATGACGTAGCGGATACCGTTGTTGGGGTCATCCCTGACTAGGCGAATATCAGATCTGACAAAGGAAGGGGTTGCTCCTTCGCTGTAGGTGCCACTGGCTTCTAATACCCAACCTCGGTAGTTAAGCGCCCCATCGATGCCTAAGCCAAAGGGTTCTCGTCCGAGGTTGCCACTACCGCTCCAAAGGTAGGATTGTCTGCCTCTGAGGTTGACAAAACCGCTCAGAGGGGCTGGTCTGATGGCGTTTTCTGCCCCTGGGGGCAAAGTTTGGTTTCCTGAGCCATAAACGATGGTTTTACGTAAATTGGGGGGGATTTCTAGGCGTAGTTGGAGCGATCGCCCATCGAAAAATCCTTCGATACCTGTGGATTGAATGCCGCTGAGGGTTAGGTTACCACTATCTGCCACCAAATCTTGTAAGGTTTCTTGGACGTCGGGGCGCACAAATTGCTCTAGGCGATTTAAGAGGGTACTGGCAATTACTTCTACGTTATTATCATCTCCTAGTGCAACAAATACCACGATCTCTCCTTGGGCTTGATCGTTGATGAATAATGGTACTATTATTCTCTGTAGTCCTGTGGGTCGAGGTCGATTAAAGATTCTTTCAAATAGTTCATCGGTGTTTTGGTTGATGTTGTTGGGGCGATCGCCATTGGTTTCGGTATCCTGAGCGACTAAATCATACCCAGGGATGGTGATAATATGATGGGGTGGTAAATTTACAAACATCAATCTTTTAAAGACTCTGCCGAGAAAACGTTGTTTCGAGCTAAAATTAAGCTACTGTTATACGGGCGTTTTAGTTTTGAGATGAAATTACTGTTTAAGTATATTACTTTTTCCCTCAGTTCGTTATCGGTTTTTCTACTTATTCTGTTAACTTCTGTGAAGCCCCTACGGGCAGAGGTGGATCTTGCCCCGGAGGTTTTATTTGAGCAGGGGGTGAGTTTGGGGGAGTCAGGCAATTATCAGTCTGCCATAGAAGTTTTTTCTCGCATCATTACCATTTCTCCTTTTGTGCCAGAGCCTTATTATAATCGTGGTCTATCTTTTGAGCGTCTTGGTCAATATCAAAGGGCGATCGCCGATTACAACCAAACTCTCCAATTAGATCCTGAATATATCCCTGCCTACATCAACCGAGGCAACCTTTACAGCCTTCAGGATGATCATCAAAGGGCTATTAACGATTTTACCCGTGCCATCAATCTTGATCCCAATCATTATCGTGCCTATTACAATCGTGCCAATAGTTATTTTTATCTGGGTGAATATCAAAGGGCGATCGTCGATTATAACCAAACCCTTACCCTCAACCCCCATTACTACGATGCTATCTACAATCGAGGACTCACCCACTACCAAATGGGCGACCTAGAATCT
The sequence above is a segment of the Cyanobacterium stanieri PCC 7202 genome. Coding sequences within it:
- a CDS encoding fimbrial biogenesis outer membrane usher protein (PFAM: Fimbrial Usher protein~COGs: COG3188 P pilus assembly protein porin PapC~InterPro IPR000015~KEGG: syn:slr0019 hypothetical protein~PFAM: fimbrial biogenesis outer membrane usher protein~SPTR: Slr0019 protein) yields the protein MFVNLPPHHIITIPGYDLVAQDTETNGDRPNNINQNTDELFERIFNRPRPTGLQRIIVPLFINDQAQGEIVVFVALGDDNNVEVIASTLLNRLEQFVRPDVQETLQDLVADSGNLTLSGIQSTGIEGFFDGRSLQLRLEIPPNLRKTIVYGSGNQTLPPGAENAIRPAPLSGFVNLRGRQSYLWSGSGNLGREPFGLGIDGALNYRGWVLEASGTYSEGATPSFVRSDIRLVRDDPNNGIRYVMGDLFSFNRGYQSFVPMGGIAMVRNFSLQPSLITVPTGQFEFFLERPSTVEIFVNGLLRQTLELPAGNQDIRNFALNTGLNNITLQITDDLGQVQNLSFSAPLASDLLAVGLSQFGVGVGVPSFSEEGTRRYDTSRPIATGFYRQGIAPNLTLGAYFQGADVQQLFGSEGILATNLGNFGWDVALSNNPVGVDHAFRLRYQYLPLTTGGRRAPNFGFNVEYQGPFFQRFGNLSIGNPDNVFSDSINTVAWNFGLNYGQRLAPNLGVNFNVGYQVGSLDNPDAYRGAIGLNTRLSSNMSLNLTLSHRRQQSGEDDTQLRVNLLQSGRNQSISARNTLTTEGEGTTEVRWNRRNPNTFNSINSNLTLNLNPQPRSFGSRLGLDYRNFVGSLNFAHTYDQSQQRSNLNFDTAFVFADGRFGWTRPVTDSFVIIARNDNFANQSILVNPSTRGHIAEAGIFGPAVVPTLSSYSLSNIRIDAPDLPLGFDLGESAFTLFPSYKSGTAIVVGTDATVFIRGTLLDGEGNPISLQAGEVVSLSDPNFEPLTLFTNQVGRFALMGLTPGSYRINLFTSPPLSTEFTIPAGETGIYDLGTINLN
- a CDS encoding DNA ligase, NAD-dependent (PFAM: NAD-dependent DNA ligase OB-fold domain; NAD-dependent DNA ligase adenylation domain; NAD-dependent DNA ligase C4 zinc finger domain; BRCA1 C Terminus (BRCT) domain~TIGRFAM: DNA ligase, NAD-dependent~COGs: COG0272 NAD-dependent DNA ligase (contains BRCT domain type II)~InterProIPR001357:IPR018239:IPR013839:IPR004150:IPR 004149:IPR001679:IPR013840:IPR003583~KEGG: cyp:PCC8801_3418 DNA ligase, NAD-dependent~PFAM: NAD-dependent DNA ligase adenylation; NAD-dependent DNA ligase OB-fold; BRCT domain protein~PRIAM: DNA ligase (NAD(+))~SMART: NAD-dependent DNA ligase ; Helix-hairpin-helix DNA-binding class 1; BRCT domain protein~SPTR: NAD-dependent DNA ligase LigA;~TIGRFAM: DNA ligase, NAD-dependent) yields the protein MTVIATDIINRVEQLKAKLQEASYAYYVLDNPVMEDAVYDQLYRELQTLEKEYPQLITKDSPTQRVGDKLDSQFRSVKHNIPLYSLDNAFNFDELKQWEIRWQKQLSSLPEFDYVCELKIDGSAIALTYENGILTRGLTRGDGITGEDITNNLRTIRSIPLKLNLENPPPILEVRGEALLPLQEFTRINQERQKNQENLFANPRNATAGTLRQLDPNIVSERKLQFFAYNLYLQSDNFVINSQQEALNFLNKIGFLVNPNYKICSSLEQVINYCNHWENNRQKLPYMTDGIVIKINSLSLQNQLGFTQKFPRWAIALKYPADETPTIVEKITVNVGRTGAVTPMAIMKPVQLAGTTVQRATLHNYDFLQQLDIRVGDTVVIRKAGEIIPEVVRVIPDLRPDNTHPFEFPSHCPECGSSLIRPENEAVTRCVNNSCPAILRGSLIHWASRQAMDIRGLGEKVVTLLMEHKLIKSIADIYKLKAFEIAELERMGEKSAQNLINAIEESKNQPFAKVLYGLGIRYVGAVNAQILADNFQNIDTLASSKITDLEAINGIGKEIANSVVDWFNVEENQQLIDQLKNYNLKLHNEQKSSEKQVNKSNLHRKIFVITGTLNNFTRTEAKNLIQSHGGKVTTSISNKTNYLLAGEKAGSKLTKAQELGIKIISESDLLNLVD
- a CDS encoding Tetratricopeptide TPR_1 repeat-containing protein (PFAM: Tetratricopeptide repeat~InterPro IPR019734:IPR013026:IPR001440~KEGG: syn:slr0751 hypothetical protein~PFAM: Tetratricopeptide TPR_1 repeat-containing protein~SMART: Tetratricopeptide repeat~SPTR: TPR repeat-containing protein slr0751); this encodes MFRAKIKLLLYGRFSFEMKLLFKYITFSLSSLSVFLLILLTSVKPLRAEVDLAPEVLFEQGVSLGESGNYQSAIEVFSRIITISPFVPEPYYNRGLSFERLGQYQRAIADYNQTLQLDPEYIPAYINRGNLYSLQDDHQRAINDFTRAINLDPNHYRAYYNRANSYFYLGEYQRAIVDYNQTLTLNPHYYDAIYNRGLTHYQMGDLESAQKDLFQAARAYLNQNDQNSYLEALERIQELELVNDSG